One part of the Streptomyces lienomycini genome encodes these proteins:
- the hisS gene encoding histidine--tRNA ligase → MSTFKAPKGTYDLLPPDSAKFLAVREAIAAPLRNSGYGYIETPGFENVELFARGVGESTDIVTKEMYVFETKGGDRLALRPETTAPVLRAVLEANLHKAGNLPVKVWYSGSQYRYERPQKGRYRHFSQVGAEAIGAEDPALDAELIILADQSYRALGLRNFRILLNSLGDQECRPVYRAALQDFLRGLDLDEDTLRRAEINPLRVLDDKRPDVQKQLTDAPLLRDYLCDACKAYHEEVRELITAAGVVFEDDPKLVRGLDYYTRTTFEFVHDGLGSQSAVGGGGRYDGLSEMIGGPSLPSVGWALGVDRTVLALEAEGIEPDIPSATSVFAVPLGEEARRILFAKVTELRKNGVAADFSYGGKGLKAAMKAANRSGARYTLVLGERDLAEGVVQLKDMESGEQTAIGVNEIVAELESRLG, encoded by the coding sequence GTGAGCACCTTCAAGGCCCCCAAGGGCACGTACGACCTGCTGCCGCCCGACTCCGCCAAGTTCCTGGCGGTCCGCGAGGCGATCGCCGCCCCGCTGCGCAACTCCGGCTACGGCTACATCGAGACGCCCGGTTTCGAGAACGTCGAGCTGTTCGCGCGCGGCGTCGGCGAGTCCACCGACATCGTGACCAAGGAGATGTACGTCTTCGAGACCAAGGGCGGCGACCGGCTCGCCCTGCGCCCGGAGACCACCGCACCCGTGCTGCGCGCGGTCCTGGAGGCCAACCTGCACAAGGCGGGCAACCTGCCGGTGAAGGTCTGGTACTCGGGCTCGCAGTACCGCTACGAGCGCCCCCAGAAGGGCCGTTACCGCCACTTCTCCCAGGTCGGCGCCGAGGCGATCGGTGCCGAGGACCCGGCCCTGGACGCCGAACTGATCATCCTGGCCGACCAGTCGTACCGCGCCCTCGGCCTGCGGAACTTCCGCATCCTGCTCAACTCCCTGGGCGACCAGGAGTGCCGCCCCGTCTACCGGGCCGCGCTCCAGGACTTCCTGCGCGGTCTCGACCTGGACGAGGACACCCTGCGCCGCGCCGAGATCAACCCGCTGCGGGTCCTGGACGACAAGCGCCCCGACGTCCAGAAGCAGCTCACCGACGCCCCGCTGCTGCGCGACTACCTGTGCGACGCCTGCAAGGCGTACCACGAGGAGGTGCGCGAGCTGATCACGGCGGCGGGCGTGGTCTTCGAGGACGACCCGAAGCTGGTGCGCGGCCTGGACTACTACACGCGCACGACGTTCGAGTTCGTCCACGACGGCCTCGGCTCCCAGTCCGCGGTGGGCGGCGGCGGCCGCTACGACGGCCTGTCCGAGATGATCGGCGGCCCCTCCCTGCCGTCGGTCGGCTGGGCCCTCGGCGTCGACCGCACCGTCCTCGCCCTGGAGGCGGAGGGCATCGAACCGGACATCCCGTCGGCCACCTCCGTCTTCGCGGTCCCGCTCGGCGAGGAGGCCCGCCGGATCCTGTTCGCCAAGGTCACCGAGTTGCGCAAGAACGGCGTCGCCGCCGACTTCTCCTACGGCGGCAAGGGGCTCAAGGCCGCGATGAAGGCCGCCAACCGCTCGGGCGCCCGCTACACCCTGGTCCTGGGCGAGCGCGACCTCGCCGAGGGCGTCGTCCAGCTCAAGGACATGGAGTCCGGCGAGCAGACCGCGATCGGCGTCAACGAGATCGTGGCCGAACTCGAGTCGAGGCTCGGCTAG